The proteins below are encoded in one region of Chitinophagales bacterium:
- a CDS encoding TonB-dependent receptor plug domain-containing protein, translating to MAEENKPLFNDTVELKEVVITDSKTIGTNGKRQFQHLENYAARKLPNLLNEISGIYLKNYGNGQLTSIAVRGTTTSQTEVLWNGVKINSPMLGQSDFALLNVGFHNSIAIQFNQLNSAIGSNIALNNSIPEANTHFEGTIRAGSYGLLESNMNISYGNTAIRGATKVAVLKCNNNFPVLKNEVATKQANADVLQWALFQQLNYFINNKNEIELFAWYNTANREIPPTLLQESSKARQRDQSLRTMLRWKFKKNSWRLALSSAYLYETLHYTNYLLLANDKSTSHAWRNNANFQYNIKSFHVEATAFADVEIARSAGYGARYNRVLSGFSAKASYYQKHGFTFTAGLRQEFMNTKASPFMPFISGAFTKQLHKHFIGIELTAKRSFRFPTFNDLYWQGSGNAQLQAEKSWNAEIAATYKWDKTITLTASNYYAWISNQIQWTPDVSGNWRPQNLKNVFARGLETALLFSLPKTTLKHLTANTNLSYSYTLSTQTSSTLANDNALGKQVIYVPRHRISATASVGYYGFEISAFYRYTGMRFISTDNSDALPSYSLLDIEFAKALLLPKAALRFAFRINNVCNTIYQDVAQRAMPPRNFEGTLNIKL from the coding sequence TTGGCTGAAGAAAACAAACCACTATTCAACGATACAGTTGAACTCAAGGAAGTAGTTATTACCGATAGTAAAACTATTGGCACCAACGGCAAGCGTCAGTTTCAACATTTAGAAAACTATGCAGCGCGTAAACTCCCCAACCTGCTCAACGAAATTTCGGGTATTTACCTAAAAAACTACGGCAACGGGCAGCTCACCAGTATTGCCGTTCGCGGCACCACTACTTCGCAAACCGAAGTACTGTGGAATGGAGTTAAGATAAATTCACCCATGCTTGGGCAAAGCGATTTTGCATTGCTAAATGTTGGCTTTCATAACAGCATTGCCATACAGTTTAATCAGCTAAACTCTGCCATTGGCAGCAACATTGCCCTCAACAACAGCATACCGGAAGCAAATACACACTTTGAAGGAACCATAAGAGCAGGCAGCTACGGTTTACTAGAAAGCAATATGAACATAAGCTACGGCAACACTGCCATAAGAGGAGCCACCAAAGTAGCGGTGCTAAAATGTAACAATAATTTCCCTGTTTTAAAAAACGAAGTTGCCACCAAGCAAGCCAATGCCGATGTGCTGCAATGGGCGCTTTTCCAACAGTTGAATTATTTCATAAACAACAAAAATGAAATTGAATTATTCGCATGGTACAATACTGCCAATCGCGAAATTCCACCAACATTATTGCAAGAAAGCAGCAAAGCCCGTCAGCGCGATCAATCGCTGCGCACCATGCTACGCTGGAAGTTTAAAAAGAATAGCTGGCGCCTTGCACTTAGTTCTGCATACTTATACGAAACACTGCACTACACCAACTACTTACTTCTTGCCAACGATAAAAGCACAAGTCATGCTTGGCGAAACAATGCCAACTTTCAATACAACATCAAAAGTTTTCATGTAGAAGCTACTGCATTTGCCGATGTAGAAATTGCCCGGAGTGCAGGATATGGCGCCCGCTACAACAGAGTACTTTCCGGCTTTTCTGCCAAAGCAAGCTATTACCAAAAACATGGATTTACCTTTACAGCCGGGTTGCGACAAGAATTTATGAATACAAAAGCATCGCCCTTTATGCCATTCATTTCAGGCGCTTTTACCAAGCAGTTGCATAAACACTTTATTGGTATTGAACTTACTGCAAAAAGAAGTTTCCGATTTCCAACCTTCAACGATTTGTATTGGCAAGGCAGCGGCAACGCACAATTACAAGCCGAAAAAAGCTGGAATGCCGAAATTGCAGCTACCTACAAATGGGATAAAACAATTACGCTTACAGCCTCCAATTATTACGCATGGATAAGCAATCAAATTCAATGGACACCGGATGTTTCGGGCAATTGGCGACCACAAAATCTTAAAAATGTTTTTGCACGCGGGTTAGAAACCGCCCTACTTTTTTCACTTCCCAAAACAACCCTTAAGCACTTAACCGCCAATACCAATCTTAGTTACAGCTACACGCTTTCCACTCAAACTTCTTCTACACTTGCCAACGATAATGCACTTGGCAAGCAAGTAATTTATGTGCCGCGCCACAGAATTTCCGCTACAGCAAGTGTGGGCTATTATGGCTTTGAAATTAGTGCCTTTTACCGCTACACCGGAATGCGTTTTATTAGCACCGATAACAGCGATGCCCTCCCCTCCTACTCCTTGTTAGATATTGAATTTGCCAAAGCACTGTTGCTACCAAAAGCCGCTCTGCGATTTGCATTTAGAATAAATAACGTATGCAACACCATTTACCAAGATGTGGCACAGCGTGCCATGCCCCCAAGAAATTTTGAAGGAACTTTAAACATAAAATTATGA
- a CDS encoding ABC transporter substrate-binding protein — translation MNKMYKYIIGCLLVLNACTASLQKNETAEVPLQTIRPKYAKGFWIEVFETHKTIHIRNTYDTTQILDTYVIANASEKPNTNNTFIAKPIQKNVCLSTTQIGFLELLHLTDSIIALSDTKRIFNAAILQNIAAGKTSSIGNNGIVSEEKLLALKPSVVFAYSFSEGNSHLPKLRSMGLNIVLINDYNETHPLARAEWIKMIAAFYDKEQLADSIFTSIETTYLQLAAQVAGKQNKPTVFCNLPWKEVWYMPSGNSYFAKFIEDAGGNFLWKETSTTRTLNLDFEAVFLKAANASVWLNPNSAKTLQEIADQNLKFKNFNAFKNNQIFNCNKLENSDGGNAFWETGVVQPQLVLKDLISIFHPDVLPNHTFVYYQKLGNGK, via the coding sequence TTGAATAAGATGTATAAATACATTATCGGGTGCTTACTAGTGCTGAATGCTTGTACGGCTTCATTACAAAAAAATGAAACTGCCGAAGTTCCTTTACAAACCATTCGCCCCAAATATGCCAAAGGTTTTTGGATAGAAGTGTTTGAAACACATAAAACCATTCACATCCGAAACACGTACGATACCACACAAATACTAGACACCTATGTAATTGCCAACGCATCGGAAAAACCCAACACCAACAATACTTTTATTGCCAAACCCATACAAAAAAATGTGTGCCTCTCTACCACACAAATCGGCTTCTTAGAATTGCTGCATCTCACCGATTCAATTATTGCACTAAGCGATACCAAGCGCATATTTAATGCTGCCATACTCCAAAACATTGCTGCCGGAAAAACAAGTTCTATTGGAAATAATGGTATAGTAAGCGAAGAAAAATTACTAGCCCTAAAACCATCAGTTGTATTTGCATATAGCTTTAGCGAAGGCAACAGCCACTTGCCAAAACTACGCTCCATGGGTTTAAACATTGTATTGATAAACGACTACAACGAAACCCACCCGCTGGCTCGCGCAGAATGGATAAAAATGATAGCAGCATTTTACGATAAAGAACAATTGGCCGATAGTATTTTCACTTCCATAGAAACCACCTACCTGCAGCTGGCGGCACAAGTTGCCGGCAAGCAAAACAAACCAACCGTATTCTGCAATTTGCCGTGGAAAGAAGTTTGGTATATGCCATCCGGCAATAGCTACTTTGCCAAATTTATTGAGGATGCCGGAGGCAACTTTCTATGGAAAGAAACATCCACTACACGCACCTTAAATTTAGATTTTGAAGCTGTATTCCTAAAAGCTGCCAATGCATCGGTATGGCTGAACCCCAATAGTGCCAAAACTCTACAAGAAATAGCAGACCAAAACTTAAAGTTCAAAAATTTCAATGCATTCAAGAACAATCAAATTTTCAACTGCAACAAACTAGAAAATTCCGATGGCGGCAATGCCTTTTGGGAAACCGGAGTGGTGCAACCACAACTTGTTTTAAAAGATTTGATTTCCATTTTTCACCCTGATGTTTTACCCAACCATACATTTGTTTACTACCAAAAACTAGGTAATGGAAAATAA